The following proteins are encoded in a genomic region of Cygnus olor isolate bCygOlo1 chromosome 23, bCygOlo1.pri.v2, whole genome shotgun sequence:
- the KIAA0319L gene encoding dyslexia-associated protein KIAA0319-like protein homolog yields MEKRLEAKFSISAPFLSRYCLERPARELRSLQLFYLCACLCALCSSTDANWNRSKCEPGTILLGGHLRSWEDHHLQLLEGFHTVQSCQTACCQSPTCDAFWFLENMCIQVNCTLPAMCQANRTGSSDSILVFLKKSESTEHLKLQTGSDAKTWLRRWLHWGVPVPGKKRLRRSFQKWSLANNGVELLQGDVAASPSGEAAARASDSKPRKSRSETERLKDQVLRRLVEDRPGPETHPNQRKDSLKHGQDPDDEKTKSPFPPKSNIVNGSSDADGVGFPQTHTGTPTPELSVLTTFSSPVALGLTATGKTEKPEQPDDAFIHPHSSDTLPTISPVQGKSTTKLQTATSVPSGVPTNTSASTVQTNTAASPSTTATTPVMKELVVSAGDSVEVTLPKNEVQLNAFVLPEPPPRTTYSYEWELITHPKDYSGEMEGKHSQTLKLSKLTVGLYEFKVVVDGENAHGEGYVNVTVNPKPRVNRPPVAIVSPQFQEISLPTISTVIDGSQSTDDDKIVSYHWEELKGPLREEKVSSDTAILTLTNLVPGNYTFSLTVVDSDGASNSTTANLTVNKAVDYPPVANAGPNQVITLPQNSITLYGNQSTDDHSIVSYEWLLSPNSKGKVMEMQGVRTPVLQLSAMQEGDYTYQLIVTDSAGHQSTAEVTVIVQPENNKPPKADAGPDKELTLPVDSTTLDGSKSSDDQKIVSFLWEKTRGPDGVKLENANSSIATVTGLQVGTYEFTLTVKDERNLQSQSSVNVIVKEEINKPPVAKIAGNVVITLPTNTAELDGSKSSDDKGIVSYLWTRDEGSPAAGEVLNNSDHHPILLLSNLVEGTYTFHLRVTDAKGESDVERTTVEVKPDPRKNNLVEIILDVNVSQLTERQKGMFIRQIGVLLGVLDSDITVQKIQPYTEQSTKMVFFVQNQPPHQIFKGREVAWTLKNELRKQQSDFLIFRALEINTVTCQLNCSEHGRCDSFTKRCVCDPFWMENLIRVQMGDGESNCEWSVLYVIIASFLIVVAFGILSWMVICCCKRRKGKSKRKSKYKILDATDQESLELKPNPKAGGRQKAQVLNTSLMHSESELDSDEAIFTWPDREKGKLLRSQNGSLRNGQVMLKAKNQREEIL; encoded by the exons ATGCAAACTGGAACAGATCTAAGTGTGAACCAGGGACGATCCTGCTTGGTGGACATTTGAGATCGTGGGAGGATCATCACTTACAGCTTCTGGAAGGATTTCATACTGTACAGTCCTGTCAGACTGCTTGCTGCCAGAGCCCCACCTGTGATGCCTTTTGGTTCTTGGAAAATATGTGCATCCAGGTGAACTGCACTCTGCCTGCCATGTGTCAGGCGAACAGGACTGGCTCTTCTGATTCcattttggtgtttttaaagaaatccgAAAGCACAGAGCACTTAAAGCTTCAGACAGGAAGCGACGCAAAGACCTGGCTTCGCAGGTGGTTGCACTGGGGCGTCCCTgtcccagggaaaaaaagactgcGGAGGTCCTTCCAGAAGTGGAGCCTGGCAAATAACGGGGTGGAACTCCTGCAAGGGGACGTAGCAGCGAGCCCCAGTGGTgaggctgcagccagagcaTCAGACAGCAAACCTAGAAAGAGCCGAAGTGAAACGGAGCGCTTGAAGGATCAAGTACTGAGGCGCTTAGTGGAGGACAGGCCTGGTCCTGAAACCCATCCAAATCAAAGGAAAGACTCACTGAAACATGGGCAGGATCCGGACGATGAGAAAACCAAAAGCCCGTTCCCTCCTAAAAGCAATATTGTGAACGGATCAAGTGATGCAGACGGTGTTGGCTTTCCGCAG accCACACAGGAACACCCACGCCAGAGCTGTCAGTGCTGACTACTTTCTCCAGTCCCGTAGCACTGGGCTTGACAGCTACTGGAAAGACGGAGAAGCCTGAGCAGCCAGATGATGCTTTCATCCATCCCCACTCCTCAGATACGCTGCCCACCATCAGCCCTGTGCAGGGGAAAAGCACAACAAAGCTGCAGACTGCTACTTCTGTGCCAAGCGGTGTTCCCACAAACACTAGCGCTTCTACAGTCCAGACCAACACTGCTGCATCACCGAGTACTACTGCCACTACCCCAG TTATGAAGGAGCTGGTGGTTTCTGCTGGAGACAGCGTCGAGGTGACCCTGCCAAAGAACGAAGTTCAGCTGAATGCGTTTGTGCTTCCCGAACCACCACCTC gaaccaCTTATTCCTACGAGTGGGAGCTGATTACTCATCCGAAAGACTACAGTGGAGAAATGGAAGGGAAGCACTCTCAGACCCTTAAGTTATCTAAG CTTACTGTTGGTCTGTACGAATTCAAAGTTGTCGTTGATGGCGAAAATGCACATGGAGAAGGTTATGTGAACGTAACAGTGAATCCAA AGCCTCGGGTGAATCGGCCTCCAGTTGCCATTGTCTCTCCACAGTTCCAGGAAATTTCACTGCCAACCATTTCAACTGTTATTGATGGCAGCC AAAGCACTGATGATGATAAAATTGTCAGTTATCATTGGGAAGAACTGAAGGGTCCTTTGCGGGAGGAAAAGGTTTCTAGCGATACTGCCATACTGACACTGACCAACCTGGTACCTGGGAATTACACATTCAG tctaACAGTAGTGGACTCAGATGGTGCCAGCAACTCTACCACTGCCAACCTGACTGTGAACAAAGCAGTGGATTATCCTCCGGTGGCGAATGCAGGCCCAAACCAAGTGATCACCCTGCCTCAGAATTCCATTACCCTCTATGGGAATCAGAGCACCGATGATCATAGCATTGTCAGCTACGAGTGGCTGCTCAGCCCTAACAGCAaagggaaggtgatggagaTGCAG GGGGTGAGGACACCAGTCTTACAGCTCTCTGCAATGCAAGAAGGTGATTACACTTACCAGCTAATAGTGACTGATTCTGCTGGGCACCAGTCCACTGCAGAGGTCACTGTGATAGTCCAGCCAG AGAACAATAAGCCTCCAAAGGCGGATGCTGGTCCAGATAAAGAATTAACTCTGCCTGTGGACAGCACCACTCTAGATGGCAGCAAGAGCTCAGATGACCAGAAAATAGTCTcctttctttgggaaaaaacaCG GGGCCCAGATGGTGTCAAGCTGGAGAATGCAAACAGCAGCATTGCCACTGTAACAGGCCTTCAAGTTGGGACATACGAGTTTACTCTGACAGTTAAAGATGAGAGGAACTTGCAGAGCCAAAGCTCGGTCAACGTTATTGTCAAAGAAG AGATAAACAAGCCACCTGTTGCAAAGATTGCGGGAAATGTTGTCATCACCTTGCCTACAAATACAGCTGAACTGGATGGATCAAAATCCTCTGATGATAAGGGAATTGTCAGCTACCTGTGGACCCGGGAtgagggcagccctgcagctggg GAAGTCTTAAATAATTCAGACCATCATCCCATCCTTCTCCTGTCCAATCTGGTGGAAGGGACCTACACATTCCATCTCAGAGTAACAGATGCCAAAGGAGAGAGTGATGTAGAACGGACAACAGTGGAAGTCAAACCTG ATCCTAGAAAAAATAACCTTGTGGAGATCATTCTGGATGTTAACGTCAGCCAGCTGACTGAGAGGCAGAAGGGGATGTTCATCCGACAAATAGGGGTTCTGCTGGGGGTCCTCGACTCAGACATCACCGTGCAAAAGATCCAGCCGTACACTGAGCAAAG CACGAAGATGGTGTTTTTTGTACAGAACCAGCCTCCCCATCAGATATTCAAAGGACGAGAGGTAGCCTGGACACTAAAAAATGAACTACGGAAACAGCAGTCAGACTTCCTCATCTTCCGGGCACTAGAAATTAACACAGTCA CATGTCAGCTGAATTGCTCGGAGCACGGTCGCTGTGACTCCTTCACCAAGCGCTGTGTCTGCGACCCGTTCTGGATGGAGAACCTCATCAGGGTGCAGATGGGGGATGGCGAAAGCAACTGTG agtgGAGTGTGCTGTATGTGATCATTGCATCGTTCCTCATTGTGGTTGCCTTTGGAATCTTATCCTGGATGGTGATCTGCTGTTGCAAGAG acgaaaaggaaaatccaaaagaaaaagcaaatataagaTTTTGGATGCAACGGATCAAGAAAGCCTGGAGTTAAAACCAAATCCCAAAGCAG GTGGCAGACAGAAAGCCCAGGTCCTCAACACTAGCCTGATGCACTCCGAGTCTGAACTGGACAGTGATGAAGCCATCTTCACATGGCCTGACCGTGAGAAAGGGAAGCTGCTCCGTAGCCAGAACGGCTCCTTGCGTAATGGACAAGTGATGCTAAAAGCCAAGAACCAGAGGGAGGAAATCCTATAG